AAGCCGACGACCTTCTTGAACGCCCTTCGGAACGTCGTCGCATTCGGATACCCGACCTTATCCCCGACCTCCTGGATCGAATGCGACGCCTCCAGCAGCATCCGTTTGGCCTCCTCCACTCGCTTGCGGGTCAAGAAGTCGATGAAATTTTCGCCGAATTGTTCCTTAAACAGGTGACTTAAATATTTCGAATTGATCTCGAAACGATCGCTTAAATAATCGAGGGATAAATCCGGATTGGCGTAATGCTCCTCCACGTAGGTTCGAATTTCCTTCAGCAAGGCGCAATGGCTCTTCTCTTCCCGCAACCGGAGCGTGTGCGCCCGGAAGTCGTGCAGGATGTCCGTCAGATCGGCCTCCATTCGAGCCCACGTGTCCAATCGCTTCGCGGCGTCCAACAAGCCGGGCAGCGCCTTCCCCTTCCACAGCTGGCCATACTCCTTCGGCAGCTGCGTAATTTGCAAATCCAAATAGTAAATGAAGTAATGGACCAGGATCAGCAAGTCGTCCTTCGTCCGCAGACGGCTCCTGGCATCGGCAAAGAAGAGAGACAGCTTGTTCTCCCACTCCGGGTCGTCCAAGCGATAGGACTCGGCGAAATCGTGAATGAGCGCGACGGCCTCCAAGGAATCCCCGCGATCCGTCGTTCGCCTCTCGAGGACGTCCGCATACGCAATCCACCGGTCACTGCCTAACACCGCTTTATATTGAAGCGCTTGGACGGCTTCCTTGTACGAGTGCGCCACCTCCGCCCAACCCGACTTTTCCAGCCCGAGCCCCGCCGTTACCGTAAACTTCAAGTTGTCGTTCACCCAGCGACACAGCCGGTCGAAGGCTTCCCTGCGATCCGCGTCCGGCCGGTCCGCGAACAAGATGCCTGCGAACCGATCCTCCGAAATCCACTCCACCCACACGCGGGAAGGATCCGTCCCCATAATTTCCCTCGTCACGCTGTGGACAATAAACTTAAACAAATATCGGTCACGTTCCTTATACTTCTGGAACACCTCATCGTAGCGGTCGATCTCCGCGACGAAGACGGAAAGCCGCTCGCCGCCGGGATTCAGGCCATGCTTCTCCAGCTCTTGGTGCAGCCGGTCCGGATCGATGTCCCGACACCCGTTCAGGAGCTCGCCGAAGAAGCTCTTCTTCTTCAGCTCGGCCGTCTCCTCGATTTGTTTCTCGATATGCTCCGACTTCGCGATATAACGGTCGATCGTGCTCTGCAGCACGAAAAACTCGTCGCTCCGCATATCGCCTAACGATTCCGTCTCCTTATGCAAATACGTGTCGATCTTCGCGATTAACTCCTTCAGCGGACGATAATTCCGCCGGGTCACGTACACGATCGACACAATGCCTAAGCCGAACACGAACAGCCCGACGACCATCCAGACGTCGGACAACAGCGAAGTCGCCTGCAGGATCGTCCCGTCGACCATGCCGCTGTCGATCGTCCAGCCCGTATACCTGGAGGTCATGCTCGACATCACGGGGCCGCGCTGCCCGCCGTCGTCCGCGCTGCCGAACAGCCGCTTCCCTTCTGCGTCGCGTACCGTCACGAAGACGTTCGTCGAGCCGGTAATGTCCTCCAGCATCCGCTCGAGCGCCGACGCGCGCACGTTCACGATGAAGCCCCCTTGGCCGCCGATGTTGAGCGGGTACGGGTAGACGAGACTGAGTACCTCTTTATCCTCTTGGAACGGGTAGTGCTTGTATTTCCTGAGGCCCGTCCACTTCGTAAGGCGGACTCCCTCTTTCAAGGCGCCGATAAACTCGCGGTCCTCCGACTTGCGGATCGGATGAATCAAATTTCCGTTAAAGATCAATTCGTCTTCGAATCGCACGAGATCGATGGACTCGACCATCGGCAGCTGCTGCGTTAACAGCTTCAATTGCTTCGATACCCGGTAATGTAGCGCGACGTCGTGCAGATCGGTTTGATAGAAAAACTCCAAGTAGATCGGTTCGTTCATCAAATCGTTAACAACCGTCGTGTCGATCGATTTCAACGAGACGTCGACGGTCTGCAGAATTTGCGAGGTGGATACCCGGTTCGCCGAGATCGCGTTCTTGCGCTGCTGTTCCGACAGCATGTTGAAGAAGATGAAGAAAATAAAGGAGCATAAGATGAGGAAGATGGGGATGTATGACCAGATCATTCGGTGAAACCAAGAATTTTTCATTCCCTGCCCTCCCGAATCGATTATCTACCTCGGAAACGACTCATTGAAATGATATATTCACTAGTTTCGTTATAGAACTGGATTTTCCTTCCTGACCAAAGACATAATGAAGGCGATTTCATTCTACCCGCTGTAAAACTTGACCATGAAAAAAACTGCACCTCCAATGTTAGATGAGCGTCTAACCATCGGGGTGCAGTTCACTCTGACAGTAGCGGTCTATTACGATGCCTACTCGCAATCCGGTGAAGACTTCCAATGGGAGCATACCCGAAATCGGTCTGGAATGAACGCCCGTTTGGAAGGATGTGTCGGCCGCTTACAGCTTCTGAATTTTGGACGGGTTGTTGATTTTGTACGGCACCGGGTGACGCGTCAGTTTTTTGGCGGCGACTTTCGCTTCGAAGGTCAGCGCATCGCCAACTTGCAATTCCATTTTTTTCAGCGTGGCGCTGTGACTGGACCAGGCGGAGCCAAGTTCCACTCCTAGCTCTTCGATGACGACATCCCCGTATACGACCACTTCGTCATCCTCATCGGCGAAATGGTTCGGCACGGTCGTAAATTGCTCGACGACCGCCCGCATGCGCACCTTGTCCTCCGGCAGCTTGATTTTACCGGTCCCACTTCTTGACGACTTCGGGGCAGTCCGCTTCGCCGCAGCTTCGTCATCCGTCTGATCCGTTGCCGCTTCGCCATCTTTCCGGTTCGGTGACGCTTCTGTCGCAGCGTCCCCCTCCGGCCCGCCCGCTGTCTCCTTCGGCTCGTCCGCCGCCTCTGCGGGCTCGTCCGACGGAGCGGCAGGCTTCGTGCCGAACTGGGACGCTTGCATTTCCTTCAGATAGGACGGGTGGATACAATGCAACGTCCCATCGTCGAAGCTGATGACAGCCGTCACATCGTCGACGTAGCCGACAACGGTGCACGCCATGTTCAGCCCGTTCCCTTTATAATAAAACGTCTTCATCCTAGATGCCTTGTCGGTCAGCAGTCCCCATTCCTTGCATTTTCGGATTTGTTCGTCCTCGTCCGCAAACGTCAGGTGGCCAACCGGCCGGATGGCAAACGAATAAGCCATACATTGCACCGTCCTTTTCGCATATGCGCCCGAATTGGCGCTTTCGTCCATTGTACCACCTTGCTCCGGCGACGGAAAATGACATTACGATCTCGCGGGATTCACTGGGCGAAGCCGAAGGTACACGCTGGGCGCGCGGCAAGTCAACAGAAGCTGCAGGATCGGGAGCAGCAGTGGAAGGCAGCAGAATCGAGATGCCGGCTGAGCGACGAAGCAATTCGGATGGCGCGGTCGCGGCAGCAACGGAAGCTTTCACCCACATGTTTCTGCTTGATTCGAAGTTGACGTGACAGCTCATAAATCGCCAGTACGCCTTCCGAATGCAGCTGCTTATTCGACCCTGTCAGCAACTGAAAAACCTTCTCCGGCAATGCTCCAATATGCATCTGACGAAAAAACCACAATACGGGAACTTGCCGCATTGTGGTCTCAATCATTTTGATGC
The nucleotide sequence above comes from Paenibacillus antri. Encoded proteins:
- a CDS encoding helix-turn-helix domain-containing protein → MKNSWFHRMIWSYIPIFLILCSFIFFIFFNMLSEQQRKNAISANRVSTSQILQTVDVSLKSIDTTVVNDLMNEPIYLEFFYQTDLHDVALHYRVSKQLKLLTQQLPMVESIDLVRFEDELIFNGNLIHPIRKSEDREFIGALKEGVRLTKWTGLRKYKHYPFQEDKEVLSLVYPYPLNIGGQGGFIVNVRASALERMLEDITGSTNVFVTVRDAEGKRLFGSADDGGQRGPVMSSMTSRYTGWTIDSGMVDGTILQATSLLSDVWMVVGLFVFGLGIVSIVYVTRRNYRPLKELIAKIDTYLHKETESLGDMRSDEFFVLQSTIDRYIAKSEHIEKQIEETAELKKKSFFGELLNGCRDIDPDRLHQELEKHGLNPGGERLSVFVAEIDRYDEVFQKYKERDRYLFKFIVHSVTREIMGTDPSRVWVEWISEDRFAGILFADRPDADRREAFDRLCRWVNDNLKFTVTAGLGLEKSGWAEVAHSYKEAVQALQYKAVLGSDRWIAYADVLERRTTDRGDSLEAVALIHDFAESYRLDDPEWENKLSLFFADARSRLRTKDDLLILVHYFIYYLDLQITQLPKEYGQLWKGKALPGLLDAAKRLDTWARMEADLTDILHDFRAHTLRLREEKSHCALLKEIRTYVEEHYANPDLSLDYLSDRFEINSKYLSHLFKEQFGENFIDFLTRKRVEEAKRMLLEASHSIQEVGDKVGYPNATTFRRAFKKVVGFSPVDFRRHGESS